One Solanum lycopersicum chromosome 2, SLM_r2.1 genomic region harbors:
- the LOC101261288 gene encoding protein E6, which translates to MAFIVKSFSVIFLLALFTSLQVLHARDGQFFNKVPSNNGEKEAATVVPNKEQQEPNFMPENENGAYGLYGHESVSTPSTTTNTNDNNFPNSKYLPKNYNPVSYVTVAEDNTNENTFNDNFSSKHSIDASTSTTNLNNNQFYSGPTNYRSNSNNNQQQQYYHGVSDFSTKSHNSNNNYQQQQFYSGDSFYSNNQQYNNNDNNEEEYYNASNTYYNNNYEPQQEFTETRLSAKSYNTNPTNYNNNQEQSYSTNYNSNEEQSYNTGNSNYRVHQQQGMSDTRFLGNGKFYYDINAGRHARDPYENAKEFAAMNQQYNNKNTYGNNEYSNNNNFENEDFQDDENMP; encoded by the coding sequence ATGGCTTTTATTGTTAAAAGTTTCTCTGTTATTTTCCTCCTTGCTCTTTTTACCTCACTCCAAGTTCTTCATGCAAGGGATGGTCAATTTTTCAACAAAGTCCCAAGCAACAATGGTGAAAAGGAAGCAGCAACAGTTGTTCCTAATAAAGAGCAACAAGAGCCAAATTTCATGCCTGAAAATGAAAATGGTGCTTATGGCCTTTATGGTCATGAATCTGTTTCGACTCCTTCTACGACCACTAATACCAACGACAACAATTTTCCCAACAGCAAATACCTTCCCAAAAATTACAACCCTGTTTCTTATGTAACTGTTGCAGAGGACAACACCAACGAAAACACTTTCAACGACAACTTTTCATCCAAGCACAGTATTGATGCCTCAACCTCCACCACTAACTTGAATAACAACCAATTCTACAGTGGTCCCACCAATTACCGCAGTAACAGCAATAACAACCAGCAGCAACAGTACTACCACGGCGTCAGCGATTTCAGTACTAAAAGccacaacagcaacaacaactaCCAGCAGCAACAGTTCTATAGTGGTGACAGTTTTTACAGCAACAACCAACAGTACAACAACAATGATAACAATGAGGAGGAGTACTACAACGCTTCTAATACATATTATAACAACAATTATGAACCACAACAGGAGTTTACTGAAACAAGATTGAGTGCCAAAAGCTACAACACCAACCCAACAAATTACAACAACAATCAGGAACAGAGCTACTCCACAAATTACAACAGTAATGAAGAACAGAGTTACAACACTGGGAATAGCAATTACAGAGTGCACCAACAACAGGGGATGAGTGACACAAGGTTCTTGGGTAATGGGAAATTTTACTATGATATTAATGCTGGTAGACATGCCAGGGATCCATATGAAAATGCAAAGGAATTTGCTGCAATGAACCAACaatacaacaacaagaacaccTATGGCAACAATGAgtacagcaacaacaacaactttGAGAATGAAGATTTTCAAGATGATGAGAACATGCCTTAA